TATCGGGCTGCTGCCGAATGGCGCCGTCGAGCTCATCGGCCTGCACGCGAGGGCCGGTGCGCACGGTGGCCAGGTTCACGAGGGTATCGGGCCGCTCGGTGGGCGTGCTGTGACAGGCGGCCAGCAGCAAAGCCAAAACAGGAAGAAGCCGACGACACATAAGGCAAAGCAGAAACAACCCCCAAAAATAGGTCTAGCCAGGCGCGCAGCGAAAAAGCGCTCCGTATCTCCCCAGGCCGGCCCGCTAGCCCCGAAGCCGATTTTTAGTGCCGCAACCGGGCCGGCGATGGCTCGGCTCGCCATTGGCTAGCCCCCGACCCGGCCACCGGGCAGTTTCTTTGCGCCCATGAAAATTCTTCTCGTCGAAGATGAGCCCTCCGTGGCTGCCTTCCTGCACCAGGGCCTCAGCGAGCAGGACTACACCGTGGACCTGGCCGCCGATGGCCTGCTCGGCCTGCGCCGCGCCCAAAGCACGCAGTACGACTGCCTGATTCTGGACCAGATGCTGCCCGGCCTCAGCGGCCTCGAAGTGTGCCGCCAGGTGCGCGCCCACGACCCCGGCGTGCCCATTCTGATGCTCACGGCGCTGGGCGAAACGGACGACAAAATCCGGGGCCTCGACGCCGGGGCCGACGATTACCTGGTCAAGCCCTTTGCCTTCAGTGAGTTGCTGGCCCGCATCCGGGCGCTGGTGCGCCGCCGCACCGAGGCGCCCGCGCCGGCCGCCGTGCTGCGCCTGGCCGACCTCAGCCTCGACCCCGCCACCAAGCGCGTGGAGCGTGCCGGCCAGCTTATCACGCTCACGGCCCGCGAGTTTGCGCTGCTCGAATACCTGCTGCGCCGCCAGGGCCACGTAGTGAGCCGCGCCGACTTGCTGGCGCACGTCTGGGAGTTGAGCTTCGACACCGGCTCCAACGTAATTGACGTGTACATCAATTTTTTGCGCAAGAAAATAGATAAAGGCTTTGAGCCCAAGCTCATTCACACGCTGGTGGGCATGGGCTACGCGCTGCGGATTAATGAGTAATGGCTAGCGAAGAGTGGGCACCACGTGATGTTACTCATCACCTGCACTACTTACCTAATTACTTATGAGTTACTTACGATTCCTCATTCTATGTCCATTCGCCTGCGGCTGGCGGCTCAGTTTGGAGCCATTCTGGTGATTACGCTGGTGCTGTTCGCGCTGGCTATCTACTTCGTAACGCAGCGAGCCCGCCGTGAAGAGTTTACCCAAAGCCTGTTTAAGCGGGCGCTGGTGGTGGGCCACGCCTACGCCGACGGCCAGGCGCGGGCCGATTCGAGCCACCGGGCCTCGTACCGGCAGTATTTGCGCCAGCTCTACCGCACGCTGCCCGCCGAGGAAGGGCGCGTGTACGACGCCGCCGGACGGCTCGTGTTTCGCGAGGGCCAGCGCCCGCCGGCCAAGCCCATTCCGGCCGCCTGGCTGGCCGAGGTGCACCAGCTGGGTAGGGCGGTGCTCGAGCCCGAAACCCATTATCACGAAACGGTGGGTTTGCTCTACCAGGATGCCCGGCTAGGCCCGCTCGTGGTGGTGGCCGCCTCGGTCGATGAGGAAGGCCGCCGCCAGCTCGATACGCTGCGCAAGGTATTGATAATAGGCCTGCTGGCCGCCGCCGCCGTGATGAGCGGGGGCGGCTGGCTACTGGCCGGGCAGGCCCTGTACCCGCTGCGCCGCATGGTGAGCGAGGTCGATGGCATCACGGCTACCGACCTGAGCCGGCGCCTCACCCAGGCCAAGGGCCGGGCCGACGAGCTAGGCCACCTGGCTCAGCGCTTCAACCGCCTGCTCGACCGCCTCGAATCGGCTTTCGTGGGCCAGCGCACTTTCGTGCGTGATGCCTCGCACGAGTTGCGCACGCCCCTCACGGCCCTCATCGGCGAGCTCGAAGTGGCGCTGCTGCCCGCCGAGCGGCCCACTGCCGATTACCGCCGCACGCTGCAAAGCACCCTCGACGCGGCCCGCCAGCTCAGCAGCCTCACCAATGGCCTGCTGCAAATAGCGCGGGCGAGTGGCGACCCCTCGCAGGTGCCCATGCCCCCGGTGCGGGTTGATGAGCTGCTGCTGCAAGCCCACGAGCAGATACTGCGCCGCTACCCCACCTGCCGCGTCGATTTAGAACTGGGCGATGAGGCGCCGCCCGCCGTGCGCGGCAATGAGGCGCTGCTGCTCGCTGCCATCCTCAACGTGCTCGACAATGCCTGCAAGTACTCGGCCGGGGCCACCGAGCCGGTGCTGGCTAGCCTGCTGCCGGGCGGCGCGGGCCGCCTGCGCCTGCTGGTGCAGGACCACGGCCCTGGCCTCAGTGCCGCCGATTTGGAGCAGGTGTTTGTGCCGTTTTTTCGGGCGGCGGCGGTGCGGGCGCTGCCGGGGCACGGCATTGGGTTGCCCCTCACGGCCCAGATTATGGCCCTGCACGGCGGCCTGGTGCGCGTGGCCAGCGAGCCCGGCCAGGGCACTCAAGTGTGGCTCGAATGGTCATTGCACTAAGAAAAAATATTATATAATTTCAACTTAAAAACTATCCTATCATCTCCCAGGCCTGTGCACATCTGGGCGGTAGCCCTGGGCTAGTATTAAGGCCTGACTGCTACCTTACCTGGCTTTTTCACTTTTTAATCTCCTCCGCTCCTACCCTTTTTTTATGGCTTCTTCGCTTTCTTCTAAAGAGTCGGCTGCTTCCGGCATTCAGGATATTCTGGCCAACAATCGGCAGTGGGTGGCTACCAAAAACGCCGAAGACCCGCAGTTTTTTCAGCGCCTGGCCAATGGCCAGCAGCCGCGCTACCTGTTCATCGGCTGCTCCGACTCGCGGGTGCCGGCCTCGGGCATCACGGGCACCGGGCCGGGGGAGATGTTTGTGCACCGCAACATTGCCAACCTGGTGGTACACACCGACATGAACCTGCTCAGCGTGCTGCAATACGCCGTGGAAGTGCTCGGCGTGCAGGATATTCTGGTGGTGGGCCACTACGGCTGCGGCGGCGTGGCGGCGGCGGCCACCAACAAGCAGTACGGGCTGATTGACAACTGGCTGGTCAATATCCGCGACGTGGTGCACCTGCACGAAACCGAGCTGCTGCGCCTCCCGGACGAGCGGCAGCGCCTGCGCCGCCTCGTCGAGCTCAACGTGGTGGAGCAAGTGCGCAACCTGGCCAAAACCAACATCATCCAGAACGCGCTGCGCGGCCACCAGCCGCCCCGCCTCCACGGCCTCGTCTACGATATTGCCGATGGCGTGCTCAAAGACTTGCAGGTAAACAATACAGCTGTTATTCACGACCTGGCCCACGTCTACGGCACCGAGGTTGCTCCGTTTGCGGCGGCCCAACCCGCCCCCAAAGCCGCCACTACCGCCGAAGAAGCCAGCCACCGCGACGGCCCGCCGCTCGACCCCGCGTCCGCAGCGGCAATGGTTTAAACTGATGCCACGCGCTTACTTACCAGCGGTACCGGTAGCCGGGGTAGGCTTCAGATTTCTATACCAGCGGGCATGCAGGCGGTCGCGGCGGGCAGCGGCACGCAGCAGCGGCGGCAACAGCTGCTGGCACAGTCGGTTCACCGTCAGGTCCTCGCTGGTGTAAGTGGGCAGCTTAATGGCTTCTTGCAGCACGGCGATGGCTTGGTGGCGGTGGCTCTGGTACTTATACATGCGGGCCAGGTCGTAGCTGTACTGCACCCGGCCGGGGTCGAGCTGATGCGCCTTTTCGAGGGCATCAATGGCTTTTTTAGAGCTGGCGCCGTGCGGGTAGCCGCCCAAAAAAACGCGCGAAAACGTTTTTTCCAGCACGTTATAATGCGCCACCCGGTAGTACCAGCGGCCCAGCAGCTGCCAGGCCTCGGGCAGGTCGGGGCGGCGCTCGGCGGCCAGAAACACGTGCGAGCGCAGCTGCTTAAACAGCCGCAGCCGGTCGCGGGCGCTCGTCAGCCCGGCCTCGCTGAAGAGGGCCAGCGCCATCGCGTAGTTGCTTTCGCCACCTTCGGGCTGGAGGGCCAGCGCGCGGTCAGCATACTGGTGCGCGGCGTCGAAATACGCTTTTTTGCGGGTTTCGTCCGAGTAGCGGTTGCCGATGCTCACGCTCAGCACGGCGGCCCGCCACAGGCTTTCGTAGTGCTGGGCATTGAGCTTGAGCACTGCCTGGTACTCGGCCAGCGCTTCCGAGTCTTTATACTTGCCCTGCAGGCTGGCCGCCAGCCGCAGGTGCTGGCGCAAGGCCACCGAGTCGGGCGCGGGCGAGGCCCCGGCTTTGGACTTTGGCCGGGGGCCTAGCTCAGCTGGCTCGAGCGTAGCAGGCAATGAAGGCTGGGAGGTGGTCGTTTTCTGGGCCTGGGCCACGGGCAGGCCGCCCAGCCCGGTCAGGCTCAGCAGCGTTGCTACCAGTGTCGGGCGAACCACAGCCATGCCTTTATCAACGGGCTAAACAGCGAGCTAGTGCCTTAAAACAACCCTAGCTGCGCCTTGGGCCGCCGCAGCAGCGCCTGCGACTGGGCCACCTCTTCGTCCGTGATTTCTACGTTGGCCGGCGCAGCGGCGGGCAGCGGCTCGTCGCTAGCCTCGCTCCCGCCCTCGGGCTTGGCCGCGCCGCGCCGCTTGGCTTCGCGGCGGGCGGGCTCGGGGCCTTCGTCGGTGAGTAGCGCCAGGCCGTGAATTTTGAAGTAGTTGAGCTTGTTGCCCAGCGCCTTCCAACCTTTTACCTCGATAAACTGGTCGAGGCGAATCTTCTCCTTCTCCTTGTCGGCCTTCTTATCGCGCTGTAAGCTCACTTCCACCTCCGGCTCGGCAAAGGTGCTGGCGGCCAGCAGCTTCGAGCCTTTGCTTTCGGAAATGAAGGTAAAGCGCTTGTCCAGGGTCGTGGTTTCGATATGGAAACGCTTGACATAGTGCATTTTGGTTTCACCGTCCACGTACACGGCGCTCACCACGGTATTGGGCTCCAGCTTGCGCAGTAGCACAATGTTGGGCACGTCGAAGTGCGTGGCCGGTGAGGGCGCGGTCAGTTCATACGAGCCGTCCTTGTACACCACCAGCACCACGTGCTCGGTGTCGAAGGCGCCCAGATAGCGGCCGTGCCCGGCGTGGTTGAGGCGGCCCACTACCGGGTCGAAGAACACGTCGCGCCCCCCTAGCGTGCTGTCGCCCACCGACTTCTGGGTAATCTTCTTTATCGGCTGCTTGGTCACGATGTTGCCCATAGAGCCCTTCCCTTTGATGGCCAGCTCAGCAAAATCAAACTCGAATTGCTTGACCCTAGCCGGCGCCTTGTCCGAAAGCTGAATCGTCACCGTCTCGCTTTCCGAATTAGGATTGGCCGTCAGGTACAGCGTTTTCGTGCCCTTGGTACGCTTAGTGAGGTCGTAGGTTTTATCGCGCGTGATGCCCGTAACCAGGAAGCGCTTGGCAAAGCTGATGCCGCTAGCCCCGTCCACGTACACCATGTTATACACCAGGCGGTCATCGTTTTTGTTATAAACGCCAACGTGCAGAATGTCCTTGCCCACGAAGGTTTTCTCCGCGATTTTGGTCACCATAAACGTGCCGTCGCGCTTGATGGCGATGATGTCGTCGAGGTCCGAGCAGTCGCACACAAACTCGTCTTTCTTCAGCCCGTAGCCCACAAAGCCATCCTGGCGATTCACGTAGAGCTTTTGGTTAGCTATTGCAACCTTCTGTGCCGTAACTACATCGAAGGTCCGGAGCTGGGTTTTACGCTCGCGGCCCGCGCCGTACTTCTTCAGCAGATTTTCGAAATACCCAATGGCGTAGCGCGTGAGGTGCGCCAGGTTATCGGCTACCTCGGCTAGCTCGGCATCAAGCTTCTGAATGTATTCCTCGGCCTTGAAACCGTCATATTTTGAAATGCGCTTGATGCGAATTTCGGTTAGGCGCGTCAGGTCGTCCTCGCTCACCGGGCGGCGCAGCACGACGCGCGTGTCGCTAGCCTTCAATTTCTCACCTTCCACGCGCACAAACTTCTTCAGGCCGGCGTCAATGGTTTCGAGAATCTGCTCCCAGGTTTCGCAGTCCTCGATTTTGCGGTAGATGCGGTTTTCAATAAAAATCTTCTCCAGCGACGCCGAATGCCATTTTTCCTGCAACTCCTGCTGCCGTATTTCCAACTCGCGTTCGAGCAAACGCACGGTTTTGCCGGTGCTCAGGCGCAGCATATCCTCCACGCTCACAAAGCGCGGCTTGTCGTCAATTATGACGCAGGTGTTGGGCGAAATCGAAATCTCGCAATCCGTGAAGGCATAAAGGGCGTCGATGGTGAGGTCGGGGCTGATGCCGGGCGGCAGCTGCACCTGAATCTCCACGTCGGCGGCGGTATTGTCTACCACCTTCTTAATCTTGATTTTATTGGCCTCGCTAGCCTTCACGATGCTCTCCATGAGCGCCGTGGTGGTGGTGCCATACGGGATGTCGCGGATGACGAGCAGCGTCTTATCGACCTTCTCAATCGTGGCCCGCAGCCGGATGCGCCCGCCGCGCTGCCCGCTCTGGTAATTGCTGATATCGGCTAGCCCGCCCGTCGGAAAATCAGGGTACAACTGAAACTCCCGATTGCGCAGCACCGCCACGCTCGCCTGGCACAGCTCGCGAAAGTTGTGCGGCATAATCTTGGTACTCAGGCCCACCGCAATGCCTTCGACGCCCTGCGCCAGCAGCAGCGGAAACTTTACGGGCAGCGTAGTTGGCTCGCGCTTGCGGCCGTCGTAGCTCATCTGCCACTCCGTGATGTCGGGGTTGAACACGACTTCGAGCGCAAACTTGCTCAGGCGGGCCTCGATGTAGCGCGGCGCGGCCGCCGAGTCGCCGGTGCGCACGTCGCCCCAGTTGCCCTGCGTTTCGATAAGCAGGTCTTTCTGGCCCAGGTTCACCATCGCATCGCCAATACTGGCGTCGCCGTGCGGGTGGTATTGCATGGTCTGGCCAATGACGTTGGCTACTTTATTAAAGCGGCCGTCGTCCATCTCATTCATGGCGTGCAGGATGCGCCGCTGCACGGGCTTCAGGCCGTCTTCCACGGCCGGCACGGCCCGCTCCAGAATCACGTAGCTGGCGTAGTCCAGAAACCAGTTCTGGTACATACCGCGCACGTTATTAAGGTCATGAATGACCTCACCGGGGGCAAACTTGGTATCCTCTTCTGCTTCTTCGCTAGCCTCCTGCGGCGAGTCGGGCTCGGCTTCCCCATCGGTAAACAACGCAGGGCTAGCCTCATCCGTCTCGTCGAATAACGTATTTGCTACCAGCTGCGCGGCCTCGTGCGCAGCGGCCTCAACTGCTGCGTCCGGCACCGGGTGGGCAGGGGCGCTTAAGTCAAAATCCAGCGAGTCGCCCGGCTGCAAGTAGTCAGGGTCAGAAGCGTCGGGAGCGGTAGAGTCAAAAATAGCCACAAGAGAAAACGTAAAATCGGCAAGCTGCCGTCAAAAGTACCGTAAAAATTGGCGCCAATCACCAGTTTAGCAAGAGCTGGCTAGCTCGGAAAGTTCCCAAAAATATTAGCTACACTTCAAGGCAAAGCTACTAATATAACTGGCAATTCTAGGGTATGACATTACAAAAAGCCCCCGCCCGACGAGCGGGCGAGGGCTATTACTTGAGTTTCGCTAGCCCTACGCCAGCGCGATTTCGGCCACCGGCAGCACGTCGCTCGTCACCAAGTCTTTTTCCAGGCGCAGGTTGTCGATGATGAACTCCTGGCGGGCCGGTGTATTCTTGCCCATGTAGTAGGCCAGCACCTGCTGAATCGAGCGGTCCGACTGCAGGATAACCGGCTCCAGCTTAATATTTTCGCCGATAAATTTCCCGAACTCATCGGGCGAAATCTCCCCTAGCCCCTTAAAGCGCGTCACCTCGGGGTTGCGGCCGAGCTTGCGCATGGCGTCTTGCTTTTCCTGCTCGTTGTAGCAGTAGATGGTTTCCTTCTTGTTCCGCACCCGGAAGAGCGGTGTTTCAAGAATATACACGTGGCCGTTGCGCACCAGGTCGGGGAAAAACTGGAGGAAGAACGTGAGCAGCAGCAGCCGGATGTGCATGCCATCTACGTCGGCATCGGTGGCTACTACCACGCGGTTGTAGCGCAGGCCTTCGAGGCCTTCCTCAATGTTGAGCGCGTGCTGCAAGAGGTTGAATTCCTCGTTCTCGTACACAATCTTCTTTTTGAGACCGAAGCAGTTGAGTGGCTTGCCGCGCAGGCTGAACACGGCTTCGAGCTCCACGTTGCGGCTCTTGGTGATGCTGCCGCTGGCCGAGTCGCCCTCGGTAATGAAAAGCGTGGTCAGTTGCTCCTTTTCGGCGCCATCCTTCACATTCTCACCCAGATGAAAGCGGCAGTCGCGCAGCTTGCGGTTGTGCAGATTAGCTTTTTTAGCGCGCTGGTTGGCTAACTTCTTCACGCCAGCCATGTCCTTGCGCTCGCGCTCGCTTAGATCAATGCGCTTGCGCAGCGCCTCAGCAGCTAGGGGATTTTTATGGAGGTAGTTGTCAAGGTTCTCCTTCACAAAATCCACGATAAAGCCGCGCACGGTGCGGCTGCCTTCCGGCTCCATATTGATGCTACCCAGCTTGGTCTTGGTCTGGCTCTCAAATACCGGCTCTTGCACCCGCACCGAGATGGCGCCAATGATGCTAGCCCGGATATCGGCCGCGTCGTAATCCTTTTTGTAGAACTCGCGCACGGTCTTCACCACCGCTTCGCGAAACGCGGCTAAGTGCGTGCCCCCTTGCGTAGTATACTGCCCGTTCACAAACGAATAGTATTCTTCGCCATAGTCATTGCCGTGGGTCAGGGCAATTTCAATATCCTCGCCCCTGAGATGGATGATGTCGTAGCGGCGGCTTTCCTGGTCGGTTTTGTCTTTTAGCAAATCGAGCAGACCGTTGTCTGACACGAATTTTTGCCCGTTGTAGTAGATGGTCAGGCCCGCGTTGAGGTAGCAGTAGTAGCGAATCTGATTTTCGAGAAACTCCGGAATGAAGCGGTAATTCTTAAAAATCGTGTCGTCGGGCTGAAAGGTGATGAGCGTGCCGTTGCGCTGGCTCGTCTTAATGGGCGCCGGGTCGTTGAGCAGCTGACCCTGCGAAAATTCGGCCGCCTTGAGCTGGCCTTCGCGCACGCTCTGCACCACGAAGCTGCTGCTGAGCGCGTTCACGGCCTTGGTGCCCACGCCGTTGAGGCCCACCGACTTCTGAAACACCTTGCTGTCGTACTTGCCGCCGGTGTTGATTTTGCTCACCACATCCACCACTTTGCCCAGCGGAATACCCCGGCCGTAATCGCGCACCTGCACCCGGCTTTCCGAGATTTTAATCTCGATGGTGCGGCCGTAGCCCATCACGTGCTCGTCTATGCAGTTATCAATTACTTCTTTGACAAGCACATAAATACCATCGTCGTAGGCCGAGCCATCGCCGAGTTTGCCAATGTACATGCCCGGCCGCAGGCGAATGTGCTCGCGCCAGTCGAGCGAGCGGATGCTGTCTTCGTTGTAATTGTGGACGGGGGCGGCAGGCAGGGTAGCACTCATGAGTAATAATCCGTAGAAGGCGCAATGGCCGGGTAAAATAACGCCAAAAAACGCGGCTAGCCAGCACCCGGCCAGCCAGCAAATTTAGTTTTTTTCGGCCAATTTACTTAGCCAACATTAGTTGGCGGCCCCCAGTTCGGCCCAGCACGGCCCCAACGTGCCCGGCTGGTTTGCGTAAATGGGCCAACTCTCAATGCGTCAAGCACTAGCCCCATAGCTTATCTAGTCAATGCTACCACCTGCTAATCAATTTAATAGCCCCCGCAACGTCCCGTCGCCGACGCTCAACCACGCGCCCTCTCACGTCAAGCAGTCGCCGATGGTGCACTACACTTTCCTGCTGGTGGGGTTTTCGCTGCTAGTATTTGTGTTGCACACGCTCGATGACTTGCTGCTGCCGCTCATCTACGCCGTGCTGCTGTCGCTGCTGCTGATGCCACTGGTTACTCAGCTCGAAAAATGGAAGTGGCCCCGGATGCTAGCCATCGCCACTTCTATCTTCTTGGTTATCATTGGTATCGTACTGCTATTTGGATTTTTTGGGATGCAAATAGTGGACTTGCGCAGCGAGCTGCCGCTCATTCAGGAAAAGCTAGGAGTTCTTTTTGACCAGACGCAGCAGCAGCTGGCCCAGAAGTTTCACTTCAAGCCGATGAACCACGAGCAGGTGATTGATAGCTCGCTCGATACCCTGCAAAAGCAGGGCAGCAAATACCTGACCTCGACGCTGAGCACGACGCTGGGGGTGCTCAGCACCGTGAC
The genomic region above belongs to Hymenobacter sp. BRD128 and contains:
- a CDS encoding HAMP domain-containing sensor histidine kinase, translated to MSIRLRLAAQFGAILVITLVLFALAIYFVTQRARREEFTQSLFKRALVVGHAYADGQARADSSHRASYRQYLRQLYRTLPAEEGRVYDAAGRLVFREGQRPPAKPIPAAWLAEVHQLGRAVLEPETHYHETVGLLYQDARLGPLVVVAASVDEEGRRQLDTLRKVLIIGLLAAAAVMSGGGWLLAGQALYPLRRMVSEVDGITATDLSRRLTQAKGRADELGHLAQRFNRLLDRLESAFVGQRTFVRDASHELRTPLTALIGELEVALLPAERPTADYRRTLQSTLDAARQLSSLTNGLLQIARASGDPSQVPMPPVRVDELLLQAHEQILRRYPTCRVDLELGDEAPPAVRGNEALLLAAILNVLDNACKYSAGATEPVLASLLPGGAGRLRLLVQDHGPGLSAADLEQVFVPFFRAAAVRALPGHGIGLPLTAQIMALHGGLVRVASEPGQGTQVWLEWSLH
- a CDS encoding response regulator transcription factor; the encoded protein is MKILLVEDEPSVAAFLHQGLSEQDYTVDLAADGLLGLRRAQSTQYDCLILDQMLPGLSGLEVCRQVRAHDPGVPILMLTALGETDDKIRGLDAGADDYLVKPFAFSELLARIRALVRRRTEAPAPAAVLRLADLSLDPATKRVERAGQLITLTAREFALLEYLLRRQGHVVSRADLLAHVWELSFDTGSNVIDVYINFLRKKIDKGFEPKLIHTLVGMGYALRINE
- a CDS encoding DNA gyrase/topoisomerase IV subunit A produces the protein MAIFDSTAPDASDPDYLQPGDSLDFDLSAPAHPVPDAAVEAAAHEAAQLVANTLFDETDEASPALFTDGEAEPDSPQEASEEAEEDTKFAPGEVIHDLNNVRGMYQNWFLDYASYVILERAVPAVEDGLKPVQRRILHAMNEMDDGRFNKVANVIGQTMQYHPHGDASIGDAMVNLGQKDLLIETQGNWGDVRTGDSAAAPRYIEARLSKFALEVVFNPDITEWQMSYDGRKREPTTLPVKFPLLLAQGVEGIAVGLSTKIMPHNFRELCQASVAVLRNREFQLYPDFPTGGLADISNYQSGQRGGRIRLRATIEKVDKTLLVIRDIPYGTTTTALMESIVKASEANKIKIKKVVDNTAADVEIQVQLPPGISPDLTIDALYAFTDCEISISPNTCVIIDDKPRFVSVEDMLRLSTGKTVRLLERELEIRQQELQEKWHSASLEKIFIENRIYRKIEDCETWEQILETIDAGLKKFVRVEGEKLKASDTRVVLRRPVSEDDLTRLTEIRIKRISKYDGFKAEEYIQKLDAELAEVADNLAHLTRYAIGYFENLLKKYGAGRERKTQLRTFDVVTAQKVAIANQKLYVNRQDGFVGYGLKKDEFVCDCSDLDDIIAIKRDGTFMVTKIAEKTFVGKDILHVGVYNKNDDRLVYNMVYVDGASGISFAKRFLVTGITRDKTYDLTKRTKGTKTLYLTANPNSESETVTIQLSDKAPARVKQFEFDFAELAIKGKGSMGNIVTKQPIKKITQKSVGDSTLGGRDVFFDPVVGRLNHAGHGRYLGAFDTEHVVLVVYKDGSYELTAPSPATHFDVPNIVLLRKLEPNTVVSAVYVDGETKMHYVKRFHIETTTLDKRFTFISESKGSKLLAASTFAEPEVEVSLQRDKKADKEKEKIRLDQFIEVKGWKALGNKLNYFKIHGLALLTDEGPEPARREAKRRGAAKPEGGSEASDEPLPAAAPANVEITDEEVAQSQALLRRPKAQLGLF
- the can gene encoding carbonate dehydratase; the protein is MASSLSSKESAASGIQDILANNRQWVATKNAEDPQFFQRLANGQQPRYLFIGCSDSRVPASGITGTGPGEMFVHRNIANLVVHTDMNLLSVLQYAVEVLGVQDILVVGHYGCGGVAAAATNKQYGLIDNWLVNIRDVVHLHETELLRLPDERQRLRRLVELNVVEQVRNLAKTNIIQNALRGHQPPRLHGLVYDIADGVLKDLQVNNTAVIHDLAHVYGTEVAPFAAAQPAPKAATTAEEASHRDGPPLDPASAAAMV
- a CDS encoding DNA topoisomerase IV subunit B; protein product: MSATLPAAPVHNYNEDSIRSLDWREHIRLRPGMYIGKLGDGSAYDDGIYVLVKEVIDNCIDEHVMGYGRTIEIKISESRVQVRDYGRGIPLGKVVDVVSKINTGGKYDSKVFQKSVGLNGVGTKAVNALSSSFVVQSVREGQLKAAEFSQGQLLNDPAPIKTSQRNGTLITFQPDDTIFKNYRFIPEFLENQIRYYCYLNAGLTIYYNGQKFVSDNGLLDLLKDKTDQESRRYDIIHLRGEDIEIALTHGNDYGEEYYSFVNGQYTTQGGTHLAAFREAVVKTVREFYKKDYDAADIRASIIGAISVRVQEPVFESQTKTKLGSINMEPEGSRTVRGFIVDFVKENLDNYLHKNPLAAEALRKRIDLSERERKDMAGVKKLANQRAKKANLHNRKLRDCRFHLGENVKDGAEKEQLTTLFITEGDSASGSITKSRNVELEAVFSLRGKPLNCFGLKKKIVYENEEFNLLQHALNIEEGLEGLRYNRVVVATDADVDGMHIRLLLLTFFLQFFPDLVRNGHVYILETPLFRVRNKKETIYCYNEQEKQDAMRKLGRNPEVTRFKGLGEISPDEFGKFIGENIKLEPVILQSDRSIQQVLAYYMGKNTPARQEFIIDNLRLEKDLVTSDVLPVAEIALA